The following coding sequences lie in one Leucobacter allii genomic window:
- a CDS encoding nucleotide exchange factor GrpE, translating into MTNEEQRTPGEEPSGDEVPAAGSEANASGPVPQEPGEADAELTVDDILSAEQNADAAEAEGSEDADPESQYLEDLRRLTAEYANYRKRTEANAALEKQRAIAAAVTPLLSVLDDLDRAEQHGDLAEGSAFATIAQKLRASMERLGLSSFGEKGDPFDPQLHEAIAQVPVPGTEQHTVLDVIERGYRIGDVELRPAKVAVAVGADG; encoded by the coding sequence ATGACGAACGAGGAACAGCGCACGCCGGGCGAGGAGCCGAGCGGCGACGAAGTTCCTGCTGCGGGGTCGGAGGCGAATGCCTCCGGCCCCGTGCCGCAGGAGCCGGGTGAGGCGGACGCCGAGCTCACCGTCGACGACATCCTGAGCGCGGAGCAGAACGCCGATGCGGCGGAGGCCGAAGGGTCCGAGGACGCCGATCCCGAGTCCCAGTACCTCGAGGATCTGCGCCGCCTCACGGCCGAGTACGCGAACTACCGCAAGCGGACCGAGGCCAACGCGGCGCTCGAGAAGCAGCGCGCGATCGCGGCCGCCGTGACGCCGCTGCTCTCGGTGCTCGACGACCTCGACCGCGCCGAGCAGCACGGCGATCTCGCCGAGGGCAGCGCCTTCGCGACGATCGCGCAGAAGCTGCGCGCGTCGATGGAGCGCCTCGGGCTCTCGAGCTTCGGGGAGAAGGGCGACCCCTTCGACCCGCAGCTGCACGAGGCCATTGCGCAGGTGCCCGTGCCCGGCACCGAGCAGCACACGGTGCTGGACGTGATCGAGCGGGGGTACCGCATCGGCGATGTCGAGCTGCGCCCCGCCAAGGTAGCGGTGGCGGTGGGGGCAGATGGCTAG
- a CDS encoding DnaJ C-terminal domain-containing protein, with amino-acid sequence MASQDWLEKDFYRILGVSKDVDDAGLKKTYRKLARKYHPDSNPGDAVAEAKFKEVSEAYSVLSDAEQRAEYDQIRAMGAGGARFTAGGGGGQGFEDVFGGMFGGAGGRGQYSYQQGGGAGFEDIFGGMFGGGAPRGPQPGRDIQATTTLDFETAVQGKTVTLQASSGAVKVKIPAGVSDGQKIKVRGKGEPSPNGGPAGDIILTVSVRKHPVFERDGQHLRLKLPVTFSEAALGATVEVPTLGGAPVKLKVQPGTPSGRVLRVKGRGVSSSKGTGDLLAEVQIVVPSHLSDAAKEALEAFREVEPQENPRADLLSRARG; translated from the coding sequence ATGGCTAGTCAGGATTGGCTCGAGAAGGACTTCTACCGCATCCTCGGCGTCTCCAAGGACGTCGACGACGCCGGTCTGAAGAAGACCTACCGCAAGCTCGCGCGGAAGTACCACCCGGACTCCAACCCGGGTGACGCGGTGGCCGAGGCGAAGTTCAAGGAGGTCAGCGAGGCGTACTCGGTGCTCTCCGACGCGGAGCAGCGCGCCGAGTACGACCAGATCCGCGCGATGGGCGCCGGCGGCGCCCGCTTCACGGCGGGCGGCGGCGGAGGCCAGGGCTTCGAGGACGTCTTCGGCGGCATGTTCGGCGGCGCGGGCGGCCGCGGCCAGTACAGCTACCAGCAGGGCGGAGGCGCCGGCTTCGAGGACATCTTCGGCGGCATGTTCGGCGGCGGCGCGCCCCGCGGCCCGCAGCCCGGGCGGGACATCCAGGCCACCACGACCCTCGACTTCGAGACCGCCGTGCAGGGCAAGACCGTGACGCTGCAGGCCTCCTCGGGCGCCGTGAAGGTGAAGATCCCCGCGGGCGTCTCCGACGGCCAGAAGATCAAGGTGCGCGGCAAGGGCGAACCGAGCCCGAACGGCGGACCGGCCGGCGACATCATCCTCACGGTGAGCGTGCGCAAGCATCCCGTCTTCGAGCGGGACGGGCAGCACCTCAGGCTGAAGCTCCCGGTCACCTTTTCGGAGGCCGCGCTCGGCGCGACGGTCGAGGTGCCGACGCTCGGCGGCGCGCCCGTCAAGCTGAAGGTGCAGCCGGGCACTCCGAGCGGCCGGGTGCTCCGGGTGAAGGGCCGCGGGGTGTCGAGCTCCAAGGGCACCGGCGATCTGCTGGCCGAGGTGCAGATCGTCGTGCCGTCGCACCTCTCCGACGCCGCGAAGGAGGCGCTCGAGGCCTTCCGCGAGGTCGAGCCCCAGGAGAATCCGCGCGCGGATCTCCTCTCCCGGGCCCGCGGCTAG
- a CDS encoding heat shock protein transcriptional repressor HspR has protein sequence MALPQMDRFTPVFAIAAAAELAQMHPQTLRQYDRIGLVSPQRTRGNTRRYSLHDVARLREVARLSGEGLSLEGIRRVLELEDRVRDLEGRVRELERALTEERLQRPERRVFAAGAAGGEVVTLRRGARVKRSADVVVWQP, from the coding sequence ATGGCGCTTCCGCAGATGGACCGCTTCACCCCGGTCTTCGCGATCGCGGCCGCCGCGGAGCTCGCGCAGATGCACCCGCAGACGCTGCGGCAGTACGACCGGATCGGACTGGTGTCTCCGCAGCGCACCCGGGGCAACACCCGGAGGTACTCGCTGCACGACGTCGCGCGGCTGCGCGAGGTCGCCAGACTGTCGGGGGAGGGGCTGAGCCTCGAGGGGATCAGGCGCGTGCTCGAGCTCGAGGATCGCGTGCGCGATCTCGAGGGGCGGGTGCGCGAGCTCGAGCGGGCCCTCACGGAGGAGCGCCTGCAGCGACCGGAGCGCCGCGTCTTCGCGGCGGGCGCGGCCGGCGGCGAGGTGGTGACGCTCCGGCGCGGCGCGCGCGTCAAGCGCAGCGCCGACGTCGTGGTCTGGCAGCCGTGA